In the Malaya genurostris strain Urasoe2022 chromosome 1, Malgen_1.1, whole genome shotgun sequence genome, one interval contains:
- the LOC131440577 gene encoding prion-like-(Q/N-rich) domain-bearing protein 25 isoform X1: protein MLCGSDPPLHIYDNKLLMVQQTTLFFVVGYILTIAQCQTFIRRTTSVCRVDSECPTNAYCEHYNPPTTFGICSCVQGYFILTNNYTRECTRFANAIGDYCQLDDQCQYLLSTDSECRENSCQCREGTHYVERERRCYKTSYLGQYCRLTNNCVGDYMDCRDGICVCAVGRHPNAGKNLCLPDVYLGGKCYRDEECITDNSRCSDICRCRISHILNRKQNQCLPIASKLYDMCEEDLQCLYNIPFSRCQITSRNGVNVGNCTCANGFHEISY from the exons ATGTTGTGCGGAAGCGACCCGCCTTTGCATATTTATGACAACAAACTTTTAATGGTGCAACAAACAACGTTATTCTTTGTCGTTGGGTATATCCTCACTATTGCGCAATGCCAAACTTTCATCAGAC GTACAACCAGCGTTTGTCGTGTCGATTCGGAATGTCCAACAAATGCTTATTGTGAGCACTATAATCCGCCAACGACCTTCGGCATTTGCTCTTGTGTGCAGGGTTATTTCATACTCACTAACAATTATACTCGGGAGTGTACTAGAT TTGCAAATGCAATAGGTGATTATTGCCAACTCGACGATCAGTGCCAGTATCTGCTTAGCACGGACTCCGAATGTCGTGAAAACTCGTGCCAATGTCGTGAGGGAACTCATTATGTTGAGCGGGAACGGAGATGTTACAAAACAAGCTACCTTGGTCAATACTGTCGACTCACAAACAATTGCGTTGGTGACTACATGGACTGCCGCGATGGTATTTGTGTTTGTGCAGTGGGGAGACATCCAAATGCTGGAAAGAATTTATGTTTGCCGGATGTGTATCTGGGTGGAAAGTGTTACCGAGATGAAGAGTGCATAACGGATAACTCCAGATGTAGTGACATCTGTCGCTGTCGAATTAGTCATATcttaaatcgaaaacaaaatcaGTGTCTTCCAA TTGCCAGTAAACTTTACGATATGTGCGAGGAAGACCTTCAGTGCCTATACAATATTCCATTTAGCCGTTGTCAAATCACATCAAGAAACGGAGTGAATGTAGGAAATTGCACTTGTGCCAACGGTTTTCACGAGATCAGTTAT TGA
- the LOC131440577 gene encoding prion-like-(Q/N-rich) domain-bearing protein 25 isoform X2 has protein sequence MLCGSDPPLHIYDNKLLMVQQTTLFFVVGYILTIAQCQTFIRRTTSVCRVDSECPTNAYCEHYNPPTTFGICSCVQGYFILTNNYTRECTRFANAIGDYCQLDDQCQYLLSTDSECRENSCQCREGTHYVERERRCYKTSYLGQYCRLTNNCVGDYMDCRDGICVCAVGRHPNAGKNLCLPDVYLGGKCYRDEECITDNSRCSDICRCRISHILNRKQNQCLPNFCILFHFSCQ, from the exons ATGTTGTGCGGAAGCGACCCGCCTTTGCATATTTATGACAACAAACTTTTAATGGTGCAACAAACAACGTTATTCTTTGTCGTTGGGTATATCCTCACTATTGCGCAATGCCAAACTTTCATCAGAC GTACAACCAGCGTTTGTCGTGTCGATTCGGAATGTCCAACAAATGCTTATTGTGAGCACTATAATCCGCCAACGACCTTCGGCATTTGCTCTTGTGTGCAGGGTTATTTCATACTCACTAACAATTATACTCGGGAGTGTACTAGAT TTGCAAATGCAATAGGTGATTATTGCCAACTCGACGATCAGTGCCAGTATCTGCTTAGCACGGACTCCGAATGTCGTGAAAACTCGTGCCAATGTCGTGAGGGAACTCATTATGTTGAGCGGGAACGGAGATGTTACAAAACAAGCTACCTTGGTCAATACTGTCGACTCACAAACAATTGCGTTGGTGACTACATGGACTGCCGCGATGGTATTTGTGTTTGTGCAGTGGGGAGACATCCAAATGCTGGAAAGAATTTATGTTTGCCGGATGTGTATCTGGGTGGAAAGTGTTACCGAGATGAAGAGTGCATAACGGATAACTCCAGATGTAGTGACATCTGTCGCTGTCGAATTAGTCATATcttaaatcgaaaacaaaatcaGTGTCTTCCAA ACTTCTGTATCTTATTCCATTTCAGTTGCCAGTAA
- the LOC131440573 gene encoding prion-like-(Q/N-rich) domain-bearing protein 25 isoform X2, with protein MLCGSDPPLHIYDNKLLMVQQTTLFFVVGYILTIAQCQTFIRRTTSVCRVDSECPTNAYCEHYNPPTTFGICSCVQGYFILTNNYTRECTRFANAIGDYCQLDDQCQYLLSTDSECRENSCQCREGTHYVERERRCYKTSYLGQYCRLTNNCVGDYMYCRDGICVCAVGRHPNAGKNLCLPDVYLGGKCYRDEECITDNSRCSDICRCRISHILNRKQNQCLPIASKLYDMCEEDLQCLYNIPFSRCQITSRNGVNVGNCTCANGFHEISYDSQARQDNYQKRGSCHCH; from the exons ATGTTGTGCGGAAGCGACCCGCCTTTGCATATTTATGACAACAAACTTTTAATGGTGCAACAAACAACGTTATTCTTTGTCGTTGGGTATATCCTCACTATTGCGCAATGCCAAACTTTCATCAGAC GTACAACCAGCGTTTGTCGTGTCGATTCGGAATGTCCAACAAATGCTTATTGTGAGCACTATAATCCGCCAACGACCTTCGGCATTTGCTCTTGTGTGCAGGGTTATTTCATACTCACTAACAATTATACTCGGGAGTGTACTAGAT TTGCAAATGCAATAGGTGATTATTGCCAACTCGACGATCAGTGCCAGTATCTGCTTAGCACGGACTCCGAATGTCGTGAAAACTCGTGCCAATGTCGTGAGGGAACTCATTATGTTGAGCGGGAACGGAGATGTTACAAAACAAGCTACCTTGGTCAATACTGTCGACTCACAAACAATTGCGTTGGTGACTACATGTACTGCCGCGATGGTATTTGTGTTTGTGCAGTGGGGAGACATCCAAATGCTGGAAAGAATTTATGTTTGCCGGATGTGTATCTGGGTGGAAAGTGTTACCGAGATGAAGAGTGCATAACGGATAACTCCAGATGTAGTGACATCTGTCGCTGTCGAATTAGTCATATcttaaatcgaaaacaaaatcaGTGTCTTCCAA TTGCCAGTAAACTTTACGATATGTGCGAGGAAGACCTTCAGTGCCTATACAATATTCCATTTAGCCGTTGTCAAATCACATCAAGAAACGGAGTGAATGTAGGAAATTGCACTTGTGCCAACGGTTTTCACGAGATCAGTTAT